The following is a genomic window from Balneolaceae bacterium.
CCCAAATAATAATTTGCAGGAGAGAGAGGTGGCCTTTATATATTTTATGAATAAGTACGGGCTAATGATCTGGGATGATCTGCTTAATGAGTTGGAAAATCAAGAACCTGACTTTCATAAAGTAATTCGATTGTAATGTCTTACAGCCCAGATCGTAAGGAAGAGATAAGGCATAATTTTTTAAAAAAACGCCAAAACCTTTCCAGTCAGGAAGTTGAAAAGAAAAGCGAACAAATTATCAAACAACTTCTTCGATTGAAAACTTTCAGGGATGCAAATGTTATTCACAGCTACGTATCCATCGAAAAAAACAGAGAGGTAAATACAAAAAAATTTATACAGAGTTCCCTCGATATGGGGAAACAAGTTGTTGTACCTAAAATAGCCGGCGAAGGAGAGTTACAACACTTTAAAATAAACTCTCTTGATGAACTCCGGGAAAATAGTTTGGGCGTCCCCGAGCCTTCTGGCGGAAGGGAAATCCCTATCCGGGATTTGGACCTTATCATTGTTCCAATGGTGGCAGGAGACCTTAATAAAAACCGAATTGGTTATGGAGCGGGATATTATGATCGATTTTTACAAAATTGCACTGCTGCCAAAGTCGGTCTTTTGTATGATTGCCAATTATATGCAGACTCATTACCTGTTGAGGAGTTCGATATACCTTTGGATATATTGATAACGGAATCGCGGGAAATTAAGTAATTGCCCGAAACTGATTGTTCAGTGATTCGTACCATAACAGGACAATCAAAAACTAATACTGTTGCAATGTCAAAACAGATGGAAAAAACATTAAACATATCAGACCAGGAACTTCACTCAACTCTCAACGATTTTCTTGAGGAAAAGGAAAAAAAGCCTAAGCAGAGTATTTGGAATTTCTCCACAATTGCCGGGCTGATATTAGTATTAACTTCTGCCACATTTGTTGGTAGTTTGGTAAGTACACAGGTATTAGGGTTGGGTTCTATTCCAGTGATAAGCACAATAATACAAGCTGCCCCTTATGTAGGCGGAGCAATTTTAGCTCTTTTGGTAATTGGTATGTTTTCAAGGAGCAAAACTGAGAAAATTGAGGAGAAGGAAGAACAGGCTAAGGTCCGGGAAACTTATGATAAACTGGATAAGTTTTTATATACAGATCAACAGAAAAAGAAAAATACGAAGCAGAACAGATCTGAGGCCAGCAAATTTGAGAAATTTAAAGTTGGCGTATCAAATCGCTTGATGAAATCCCGCACAGATAAAAAAATTGCTGGTGTTTGCGGCGGACTTGCAAAACATTTGGGAATAAGTTCTACCTTGCTGCGTCTTCTGTTTGTAGCTGCCATAATTTTGGGTTGGGGTTCATTTATTTTAGTGTATATTGCATTGGCTTTTGTGATGCCAAAAGAGCCTGTTTATGAAATGGACGATTTTAACTCTTTCTAATTCTCTATTGTGCTTATATCGTTTGAAGGAATTGACGGTTGTGGCAAGTCTACACAGATCAACCTATTAAAGAATTACTTTGATACTAATGGGATTGATTATTCTGTTTTTCGTGAGCCCGGTGGAACAGAAATATCAGAGAGAATTCGTACTCTTCTTTTACATGAAATTGAAGAGATGCATCCGGTAACTGAATTGTTGCTTTTTTCCGCCGCAAGATCTCAGCTCATCCAGGAAAAAGTTCGTCCGCTATTAAAGGATGACAAAATTGTAATTTTAGACCGATTTTACGATTCAACTACAGCTTACCAGGGCTATGGCCGTAAATCTGTTGATTTGAAAAGTATACGGGTTTTGAATGATCTGGCCACTCACCATACTGTGCCTGATATCACTTTTTATCTGAAAATCTCTCCGGAAGAAGCTGAAAAACGTACTGACGGTACTCTGAAAGACCGAATGGAAAATTCAGGATCTCAATTTTTTTCTGATGTTAGCGCAGGGTACGACACACTTGCCAAAGAGGAAGATAGAATTTATTCTCTCGATGCTACCCGGGCTCCAGCAGAAATACATTCTCAAATTTCATCAATTATTGAGAACTATCTTTGAGTTTAATCTTAGGCTTTAACCAATAAAAAAGAGCCGGCAAGAGAAATAAATCCGCAAAGAGAGCCGAAACAATAGTTATACAAACCAATGCTCCCATCAACGTAGTTGAGGTAAATGAACTTGTGATGAGAGTGCCAAATCCAACGACAAGTATCAGGCTCGTAATGATTATCGCACGTCCGGTACGAATAGTTGTAGTGGCAAGAGAAGGGAGAAATGCACCACTTCGTATATTTTCAACTCTAAAACGTGCCAGGTAATGGATACTGTCATCCACGGCAATACCAAGTGC
Proteins encoded in this region:
- the tmk gene encoding dTMP kinase → MLISFEGIDGCGKSTQINLLKNYFDTNGIDYSVFREPGGTEISERIRTLLLHEIEEMHPVTELLLFSAARSQLIQEKVRPLLKDDKIVILDRFYDSTTAYQGYGRKSVDLKSIRVLNDLATHHTVPDITFYLKISPEEAEKRTDGTLKDRMENSGSQFFSDVSAGYDTLAKEEDRIYSLDATRAPAEIHSQISSIIENYL
- a CDS encoding PspC domain-containing protein, whose translation is MEKTLNISDQELHSTLNDFLEEKEKKPKQSIWNFSTIAGLILVLTSATFVGSLVSTQVLGLGSIPVISTIIQAAPYVGGAILALLVIGMFSRSKTEKIEEKEEQAKVRETYDKLDKFLYTDQQKKKNTKQNRSEASKFEKFKVGVSNRLMKSRTDKKIAGVCGGLAKHLGISSTLLRLLFVAAIILGWGSFILVYIALAFVMPKEPVYEMDDFNSF
- a CDS encoding 5-formyltetrahydrofolate cyclo-ligase produces the protein MSYSPDRKEEIRHNFLKKRQNLSSQEVEKKSEQIIKQLLRLKTFRDANVIHSYVSIEKNREVNTKKFIQSSLDMGKQVVVPKIAGEGELQHFKINSLDELRENSLGVPEPSGGREIPIRDLDLIIVPMVAGDLNKNRIGYGAGYYDRFLQNCTAAKVGLLYDCQLYADSLPVEEFDIPLDILITESREIK